TTTTCGATCTAAAAACCCCAGGAATATACTAAGGAATTGTATGACTTCAAAACTAACCTGGTCAGTTAATGATGCGCTACAGGGATGATGGGATTGCAGTGATTCTAGGCCTTAGGAGGATGGGCAAGTCTAGTCTGTTAAGGAGTTTCTTAAATAGTTATGGGGTACTGCATATACTGATTGACGCAAGAAGAATAGTGATTAATTAGGGTAGGATGAGCATTAGGGGGTTTCATGATTGAGCCTTCACAGGCCTTAATCAACTTTCTACGGCAGAGATCTAATGCTAGGGATAGATTACTGGGTTTATTACGTAACATTGATGGAATTTCAGTAAATACATCACCACTGAGCGTATCTATATCATGGCATAGAGGCAGGGCCGTATTAACATCATTACCAGAGACCGTGAATAAAGTTGCAGAGGATCTAGGCGAAATGATTATCCTAGTAATTGATGAGGTTCGGAACTGGGGGGCCTTGGGACTTAATATACCCATGCTACTGACCTACATTTATGATAACTAGGTTAAGAATGGCTATTACGAAAAACACAGTTAACGCAATAGGTGCTGCCCCAGCACGTCAACATTAACATAACCAAGACCCAACGCCCTATTCTTACCCACACCATAGGCATTAGCAACATCAAGAAGGAGCCTAAACAAACCAGGCCTATCCGTATAGGTAACATACTCAGCAACACCATTAAACGCAGGAAGCCTCCTACCCCTACCCAGGTTAATCATGAGTCTCCTAACCCTCATGCTAAGAACCTCCGTGTTAAAGACCAAGTCCTTAACAAAGCCCTTAAAATCGGCATCATTAATAATGCCAATTAACGGCTCACCACCCTTACTAATCAACGCATTACTACCCCTCAAAACCCTAACAAGAGTTAGGGCGGCTGAGGAGAAGAACCTGGCAGGACTAGGCCAAGTAACATATTGACTCCTAAAAATAAACGAAGTAGGCCAAAACCTAACACGCCAATGAATAACAGCCCTAATATCCTCATTTTCACCGTGATCTTTACTTATCAGCTCTGAGTTATTCAAGTTAATTTTTATGATATTAAGCACTTCACCAGTTGATAATTGGAACATGGGACTTGTAAACGCCTCAATGGCTCCTGGGCAATCTACCTCATTACAGAACAGCGAGACTCTGAACCAGTAATGATTCCCTGGACTTAAAACGTTTACAACGGCATTCTTTAAATCAAGTATAGGTGTCGATGTAAAGGGTTTCTCTCTAGCACCGTGCTGTACCTTAACGTTTATACTTTCAAGGGTCTCATTAATTACCCTATTTACAAATCTACCATTCCATGTTCTAAATCTTATTGGATGCTCAATAGAGAAGTAAATAATTAATGATACAATCATATTTTATCACGCCTATTCCTTCTTGCTGTTTTTCCGTCAACCTCGTTTAGGATTCCCGTTAAGGCGGTTATGCCGAACCATCGATTCTGCTGGATGATTGATTGCAAGGGCTTTAGTGGGTCGTTACCCAGTGGGTAGAGGTAGAGGACGTTGCTTGTTTTTACTTCCTTTATTAATTCATTGATTATGTCCTTGCCTAAGTCGCTGACTACGGTTGATTCCCCATAAGTTAATGCTTTGATTACGTCCTTAATGCATTGCTTGTGGATTGGGAGAACTGGTGATTCTTTAATGCCGAGTTCATTCGACACGCCTCCGTATGCCTTGTTGGCGTCGTACCTTTGCGCGTAGTGGTGAAGCATTATTGGGTAGGTGATGAGGGTCTTAATTGTTTCATCGACATTTCTCGTGGTAAGGACGTAGTTCACTGCAAATGCTGAGTAGAACTCGTGCTTGCTGAACCCCTTCTCTAGCTCTCTTTGGTACTTGGTATGTGCCTTCCCAATATCATGGAGTAACCCAATTAGGAAGATAATGTCTTGAGATACCTTGGTGTCGATACCATACGCCTTACTTAGTTTTTTGCTTATTCTCTTAAAGTCGGGGTGCTTAAGCATGCCCTCGGCAACATTAATTAAATGAATACCTAAGGGCTCCAGCTTCTCCTTAATGCCGTGATTAGGGTAGTTTGCCCAGCACATGATCATGCACCCCTATAGCAATTAGGCTTGATTATCATGATTGGCGTGGCTTCGTAATTCTCTACGAATTTT
This is a stretch of genomic DNA from Vulcanisaeta moutnovskia 768-28. It encodes these proteins:
- a CDS encoding CRISPR-associated endonuclease Cas3'' produces the protein MCWANYPNHGIKEKLEPLGIHLINVAEGMLKHPDFKRISKKLSKAYGIDTKVSQDIIFLIGLLHDIGKAHTKYQRELEKGFSKHEFYSAFAVNYVLTTRNVDETIKTLITYPIMLHHYAQRYDANKAYGGVSNELGIKESPVLPIHKQCIKDVIKALTYGESTVVSDLGKDIINELIKEVKTSNVLYLYPLGNDPLKPLQSIIQQNRWFGITALTGILNEVDGKTARRNRRDKI
- the cas6 gene encoding CRISPR system precrRNA processing endoribonuclease RAMP protein Cas6, giving the protein MIVSLIIYFSIEHPIRFRTWNGRFVNRVINETLESINVKVQHGAREKPFTSTPILDLKNAVVNVLSPGNHYWFRVSLFCNEVDCPGAIEAFTSPMFQLSTGEVLNIIKINLNNSELISKDHGENEDIRAVIHWRVRFWPTSFIFRSQYVTWPSPARFFSSAALTLVRVLRGSNALISKGGEPLIGIINDADFKGFVKDLVFNTEVLSMRVRRLMINLGRGRRLPAFNGVAEYVTYTDRPGLFRLLLDVANAYGVGKNRALGLGYVNVDVLGQHLLR
- a CDS encoding ATPase, with protein sequence MIEPSQALINFLRQRSNARDRLLGLLRNIDGISVNTSPLSVSISWHRGRAVLTSLPETVNKVAEDLGEMIILVIDEVRNWGALGLNIPMLLTYIYDN